A stretch of the Bacillus anthracis str. Vollum genome encodes the following:
- a CDS encoding YIEGIA family protein, translating into MIEYTPAILCGVIAGTVTRVLMLRTDTRQYPTRLHGKIIHIAMGLIAAALGAIAIPSILKKDFSAITFLTLAATQFRDVRNMERNTLQQLDGYELVPRGNTYIEGIALVFESRNYLAMLTSFATTFAYIGFRSWIAGVIMAIIAFFIAKTLMSGKRLHDLVDIEHVPLRFEGAGLYIDNIYIMNIGLPARQEEIMKYGMGFILRPKSIDAMVTISNLGQRQAILHDVSVALGIYRDSGTPALVPLAKRDLEDGRVGIFVLPQDQDAEKAIGVIGNVPTLESAVHMSSEAPKGRGDKR; encoded by the coding sequence ATGATTGAATATACACCGGCCATTTTATGTGGCGTAATAGCGGGGACAGTAACGAGAGTATTAATGCTCCGGACAGATACGCGGCAATATCCGACGAGGCTCCACGGGAAAATTATTCACATTGCGATGGGATTAATTGCAGCGGCTTTAGGAGCAATCGCGATTCCATCCATTTTGAAAAAAGATTTTTCTGCCATTACGTTTCTTACGTTAGCAGCGACACAGTTTCGTGATGTGCGTAACATGGAAAGGAATACACTTCAACAATTAGATGGATATGAGCTTGTACCGCGTGGGAATACATATATTGAAGGAATTGCATTAGTTTTTGAAAGTCGCAACTATTTGGCGATGTTAACGTCGTTTGCAACGACATTTGCGTATATAGGATTTCGTTCATGGATTGCCGGAGTAATTATGGCCATAATCGCATTTTTTATCGCGAAAACTTTAATGTCTGGTAAGAGGTTACATGATCTTGTTGATATCGAGCATGTTCCACTTCGTTTTGAAGGAGCGGGGCTATATATTGATAATATTTACATTATGAATATTGGATTGCCAGCAAGACAAGAAGAAATTATGAAATATGGTATGGGTTTTATTTTAAGGCCAAAATCAATTGATGCGATGGTGACAATCTCCAACTTAGGACAACGACAGGCTATTTTACATGATGTTTCTGTTGCTTTAGGGATTTATAGAGATTCTGGTACGCCGGCACTTGTACCATTAGCAAAGCGTGATTTAGAGGATGGTAGGGTTGGAATCTTTGTCTTGCCACAAGATCAAGATGCGGAGAAAGCGATAGGTGTCATAGGGAACGTGCCGACGTTAGAAAGTGCTGTTCATATGTCATCAGAAGCCCCGAAAGGAAGGGGAGATAAGAGATGA
- a CDS encoding capping complex subunit for YIEGIA, which yields MMLESVILAVITTTPEKFAGGAPLFTCESTEELEFVANNLEAILDGIAHRLQENVYIIVKH from the coding sequence ATGATGTTAGAAAGTGTAATTCTTGCAGTTATTACAACGACCCCGGAGAAGTTTGCTGGTGGTGCCCCTCTATTTACTTGTGAATCGACAGAGGAATTAGAATTTGTTGCAAATAATTTAGAGGCAATTCTAGACGGCATTGCGCATCGCTTACAAGAGAATGTATATATTATTGTGAAACATTAG
- the der gene encoding ribosome biogenesis GTPase Der produces MPKPVIAIVGRPNVGKSTIFNRIVGERVSIVEDIPGVTRDRIYSAGEWLNHEFNIIDTGGIDIGDEPFLTQIRQQAEVAIDEADVIIFMTNGRDGVTAADEEVAKILYRSNKPVVLAVNKVDNPEMRSDIYDFYALGFGEPFPISGTHGLGLGDLLDEAAQHFPKIEEDGYDEDTIRFSLIGRPNVGKSSLVNALLGQERVIVSNVAGTTRDAVDTPYSKDGKDYVIIDTAGMRKKGKVYESTEKYSVLRALRAIERSDVVLVVLDGEEGIIEQDKKIAGYAHDSGRAVVIVVNKWDAVKKDEKTMKAFEENIRAHFQFLEYAPIVFLSAKTRKRTQTLIPVIDEVNESHSIRIQTNVLNDVIMDAVAMNPTPTHNGSRLKIFYATQVAVKPPTFVVFVNDPELLHFSYERFLKNRLRESFGFVGTPIHIIARARD; encoded by the coding sequence ATGCCGAAACCAGTAATAGCAATAGTAGGCCGCCCGAACGTAGGGAAATCTACTATTTTCAATAGAATTGTTGGAGAGAGAGTTTCAATCGTAGAAGATATTCCAGGTGTAACGCGCGATCGTATTTATAGCGCTGGAGAATGGTTAAATCATGAATTTAACATTATTGATACAGGTGGAATTGATATTGGAGACGAGCCATTTTTGACACAAATTCGTCAACAAGCTGAAGTAGCAATTGATGAAGCAGATGTTATCATTTTTATGACAAATGGTCGTGACGGTGTAACAGCAGCGGATGAAGAAGTTGCAAAAATATTATATCGTTCAAATAAACCAGTTGTACTTGCAGTAAATAAAGTGGACAATCCGGAAATGCGCAGTGACATTTATGATTTCTATGCATTAGGATTTGGCGAGCCATTCCCAATCTCAGGTACACACGGATTAGGATTAGGTGACTTATTAGATGAAGCTGCACAGCATTTTCCAAAGATTGAAGAAGACGGATATGATGAAGATACAATTCGTTTCTCTTTAATTGGCCGTCCAAATGTAGGGAAATCATCACTTGTAAATGCTCTTCTTGGTCAAGAGCGTGTAATTGTTAGTAATGTAGCAGGAACAACTCGTGATGCTGTCGATACACCATATAGTAAAGATGGAAAAGATTATGTAATTATCGATACAGCTGGTATGCGTAAAAAAGGGAAAGTGTATGAAAGTACAGAAAAGTATAGTGTACTTCGTGCACTAAGAGCGATTGAACGTTCTGACGTTGTTTTAGTCGTTTTAGACGGTGAAGAAGGAATTATTGAACAAGATAAAAAAATCGCTGGATACGCTCATGATTCAGGACGAGCTGTCGTGATCGTTGTAAACAAATGGGACGCAGTGAAAAAAGATGAGAAAACAATGAAAGCATTTGAAGAAAACATTCGTGCTCATTTCCAATTTTTAGAGTACGCACCGATTGTATTCTTATCTGCAAAAACGAGAAAACGTACACAAACGTTAATACCGGTTATCGATGAGGTAAATGAAAGCCATAGTATCCGTATTCAAACGAATGTATTAAATGATGTAATTATGGATGCGGTAGCGATGAATCCAACGCCAACGCATAACGGTAGTCGTCTGAAGATTTTCTATGCAACACAAGTTGCGGTAAAACCACCAACATTTGTTGTGTTTGTAAACGATCCAGAACTATTGCACTTCTCATATGAGCGCTTCTTAAAAAATCGTTTACGTGAATCATTCGGCTTTGTAGGAACGCCGATTCACATTATCGCTAGAGCAAGAGACTAA
- a CDS encoding NAD(P)H-dependent glycerol-3-phosphate dehydrogenase produces the protein MTKITVVGAGSWGTALAMVLADNGHDVRIWGNRSELMDEINTKHENSRYLPGITLPSTIVAYSSLEEALVDVNVVLIVVPTKAYREVLQDMKKYVAGPTTWIHASKGIEPGTSKRISEVIEEEIPEDLIKDVVVLSGPSHAEEVGLRQATTVTSAAKRMEAAEEVQDLFMNSYFRVYTNPDIVGVELGGALKNIIALAAGITDGLGLGDNAKGALMTRGLTEIARLGRKMGGNPLTFAGLTGMGDLIVTCTSVHSRNWRAGNMLGKGHSLEEVLESMGMVVEGVRTTKAAHELAEKMEVEMPITAALYDVLFNGNNVKDAVGSLMGRVRKHEVEAIPDLL, from the coding sequence ATGACAAAAATCACAGTAGTTGGAGCAGGTAGCTGGGGAACAGCGTTAGCGATGGTATTAGCTGACAATGGGCATGATGTACGTATTTGGGGAAATCGTTCTGAACTTATGGATGAGATTAATACAAAACATGAGAATAGTCGATATCTCCCAGGAATTACATTGCCAAGCACAATCGTAGCCTACTCTTCTTTAGAAGAAGCATTAGTAGATGTAAATGTAGTACTTATTGTAGTACCAACGAAAGCGTATAGAGAAGTACTGCAAGATATGAAGAAATATGTAGCAGGCCCGACTACTTGGATTCATGCAAGTAAAGGAATTGAACCTGGTACGTCAAAACGTATTTCGGAAGTGATTGAGGAAGAAATTCCAGAGGACTTGATTAAAGATGTTGTTGTATTGTCTGGACCGAGTCATGCTGAAGAAGTAGGGTTGCGTCAAGCGACAACTGTTACGTCTGCAGCAAAGCGTATGGAAGCGGCTGAGGAAGTACAAGATTTGTTTATGAATAGTTACTTCCGTGTATACACAAATCCAGATATCGTTGGAGTTGAACTTGGTGGTGCGTTAAAAAATATTATCGCATTAGCTGCTGGGATAACTGATGGTCTTGGATTAGGTGATAATGCAAAAGGGGCATTGATGACACGTGGTTTAACGGAGATTGCTCGTTTAGGAAGAAAAATGGGCGGAAATCCGTTAACGTTTGCTGGACTAACTGGTATGGGTGACTTAATTGTAACTTGTACAAGTGTTCATAGCCGAAATTGGCGCGCTGGAAATATGCTTGGAAAAGGACACTCTTTAGAAGAAGTGTTAGAAAGCATGGGTATGGTTGTCGAAGGTGTAAGAACAACGAAAGCTGCTCATGAATTGGCAGAAAAAATGGAAGTAGAAATGCCGATTACAGCTGCTTTATATGATGTGCTATTCAATGGGAATAATGTAAAAGATGCAGTAGGCTCATTAATGGGGCGTGTTCGAAAACACGAAGTGGAAGCTATACCTGACTTACTTTAA
- a CDS encoding stage VI sporulation protein F, translating to MDNNIFNNIEKEAKVNKEDIFKLASSVQNANLRDETVLRQLIHQVALMAGREVPKEQEDQIVKAIINNNMPADFGSLSKMFKK from the coding sequence ATGGATAATAACATTTTTAATAACATTGAAAAAGAAGCGAAAGTGAATAAAGAAGATATTTTTAAATTAGCATCATCTGTACAAAATGCGAATTTACGTGATGAGACTGTGCTTCGTCAATTGATTCATCAAGTGGCTCTTATGGCAGGACGTGAAGTGCCGAAAGAACAAGAGGATCAAATTGTTAAAGCGATTATCAACAATAATATGCCAGCAGATTTTGGCTCGTTAAGCAAAATGTTTAAAAAATAA